The DNA segment ACGGAAGAGGTCATGAAGACCCGACTACCACATCACTTACAAAACTGTCCGAAGGTACCATAGCAAGAATCACGATTCTTCTCGGTCCACGGTGTTGACGTTTGTGAACTCAAAGCGGGCCCCTCCTGTTGCACTTTCAGTGACCGAGTACTCCCACCCATACGCATCAGCAATTTGAGCCACGAGTGTTAGTCCTAGACCAGTTCCTTGCGTGTCCGAGGAGAATCCTGCCTGAAATACCGCCTCACGCTCGTCCGCCGGAATTCCTAGTCCATTATCTTCGACAAAGAAGCCATCGTCGAGATCGCCGACGCGGATTGTCACCGATTCGCCGGCGTGTTCGATGGCATTCCGGAAGAGGTTCTCGAATAGGTGACGGAGGTAGGTCGGTTTTCCATGGATGGCCTGCGTGGTGTCGACAATCAGTTCTGCACCGTTAGTCGCTGTCGTTGACCATGCTTCCTCGGCCTGAGTAACGAGGGTGACCGTCTCAGCCGGCGGTATCTTATCGATTCCCTTAGAGAGCATCATGAGGATGTCGATGGTGTCTTCGATCCGTGTGAGCGCCTCGTTCACCTCGTTGAGTGCACGCCCATCACCGTCAGCAATCTGTTGGAGGTAGATTTGTGCAATCTGAAGGGGGTTTCGGAGTTCGTGTGCCAACATACTCGCAAAGCTCTTTAAACGGGCATTCGACTCCTCAAGTTGTCGCTGGTACTCCATGCGATCAGTCACGTCTTGGACCACAAGCATACCGGCAAAGACCTCGTTGTCGGCGTCCCTGATCGGAAGGGTGTAGGCCAACAGATGTCGGTCATGGTACTCAACTTCGAACGAATTCGCCTCGCCCTCGAGCGCAGCGTAGAAATGCGGTTCGACCTCTTCGACGAGCTCGTCCGGATAAATCTCGTGCACACTACTGCCGATGCGGTCTTCCGGATTGAGGCCGGTTGCCTCTACGAGTTGGCCTCCAACAGCGGTATAGCGCAGATTCTGGTCGAACAGTCCGACTGCGCCGTTCGGAAAGTTCTCGACAAGTGTTCGGTAACGCCGTTCGCTCTCTAGGAGCGCCCGTTCACGTTCCTTCCGCTCGGTGATGTCCCGAACGACGCCGATTCGCTGGTACGCACTATCCGCGGCGTCGGGAAGCATTGCAAACGTTCCTTCGACAGGGATGCGATCCCCGGTAGCCGTCTGTAATTCGGCCTCGATCGTGGGGTTGTCGACTTCTCCTTTGAGCATCGCGGTTCGCATCTCGGACCCCTGTTGTAATACCTCCTCGTCGATAACTAGCGTAGCATAGGACCCGAGCAGCTCATTACGGGAGTAGCCGGTCATCTCGCAGTAAGCCTTGTTAACCGTCGTGAACCGACCGTCTTCGTCAATCGCATAGACGCCGTCGTTGACTGTCTCGACGATTTTGCTCTTCAGAGCCTCCTCGTCGTGGAGGTGGTGTGCCGTCCGTTCGTCGATTGCGGTCGACAGAAGGTTTGCAACGCTTTGGACGAACTCCGCGTTATGGTCTGCAAAATCGTGCTCTTCCGACGTGAAGACCCCTAGTATTCCCCACGGATTGTCCGTGTCGCCGATACTAACGGTAACCCCACCAACTACCTCGGTAGTGGCGAACACCTCCGAGTCCAAAAGGTGTGACCTATCTTCGTCGTCAATAACGATGATCGGCTCTGCGGAGGTAAGTACGTCCTCAAATCCCGAGTCGCAATCTATGTGAATAGTTGCGGTCCCGACGAGCGCTTCGGCCCACCCGACGCCTTGCCTGAGATGCAGTACGTTCTTATCGGGGAGTAGTTCGAAGACCCCGCAGTAGGTGGTATCAAGGGTCTGGGTAATGGTACTCGCCGCATCACGCAGTAGCTGATCAAGATTGTCGGCTTCAATTGCCCGTTGCCCAAGCTTCGTGATGACCTCTCGGTGGCGACGTAGGTCTGTTTGATTGGGCACACTCACTTTGAAAGGTGTATCCACTCCGCGTAGATAAACCCGCGCTTTCAGGGCATCCGCAACGGTATCTCTACTACATCAATGGATTATTCAATTGTCTGTCAAAGGAATATATGTCTTGGGTAGTTAGCAACCATTGGATTAGGAGTGCTATCGGCCAACGTTGTTTTGTCCTAGCTCGGAGAACTCAAAAGAGTGGTGGATAATAATGTGCTCTGCCAAACGAACGTCACAAGACACCCCGCCAATCAACGACGGTGGAACATCGCTTCCAACTCGTATCTTTAGGGCTCTTGTCCATCAACGCCGTCGATACGCCCTCTACTATCTTCGTGACCACGAACAGGCCCAGACCGACGACCTTGCCATCCAACTTGCTGCATGGGAGCAGGGCATTCCAAAACATGAAACCCCCGCTGAGGAGGTCAAACGGATCAAGACGAATCTCGTCAACACGCAGTTCCCGAAACTCGAGGATTACGGTTTCATCGAATACGATTCGCGAAGCGAAGCTGTCTCCTATTCGTACCCGCCAGAGATTCTTGATGAAGCCCTCGAACTTGCGGCAATCATCGAAACCCC comes from the Halorussus vallis genome and includes:
- a CDS encoding DUF7344 domain-containing protein, whose product is MCSAKRTSQDTPPINDGGTSLPTRIFRALVHQRRRYALYYLRDHEQAQTDDLAIQLAAWEQGIPKHETPAEEVKRIKTNLVNTQFPKLEDYGFIEYDSRSEAVSYSYPPEILDEALELAAIIETP
- a CDS encoding PAS domain S-box protein produces the protein MSVPNQTDLRRHREVITKLGQRAIEADNLDQLLRDAASTITQTLDTTYCGVFELLPDKNVLHLRQGVGWAEALVGTATIHIDCDSGFEDVLTSAEPIIVIDDEDRSHLLDSEVFATTEVVGGVTVSIGDTDNPWGILGVFTSEEHDFADHNAEFVQSVANLLSTAIDERTAHHLHDEEALKSKIVETVNDGVYAIDEDGRFTTVNKAYCEMTGYSRNELLGSYATLVIDEEVLQQGSEMRTAMLKGEVDNPTIEAELQTATGDRIPVEGTFAMLPDAADSAYQRIGVVRDITERKERERALLESERRYRTLVENFPNGAVGLFDQNLRYTAVGGQLVEATGLNPEDRIGSSVHEIYPDELVEEVEPHFYAALEGEANSFEVEYHDRHLLAYTLPIRDADNEVFAGMLVVQDVTDRMEYQRQLEESNARLKSFASMLAHELRNPLQIAQIYLQQIADGDGRALNEVNEALTRIEDTIDILMMLSKGIDKIPPAETVTLVTQAEEAWSTTATNGAELIVDTTQAIHGKPTYLRHLFENLFRNAIEHAGESVTIRVGDLDDGFFVEDNGLGIPADEREAVFQAGFSSDTQGTGLGLTLVAQIADAYGWEYSVTESATGGARFEFTNVNTVDREES